In the genome of Mugil cephalus isolate CIBA_MC_2020 chromosome 21, CIBA_Mcephalus_1.1, whole genome shotgun sequence, one region contains:
- the LOC124999497 gene encoding probable G-protein coupled receptor 139, whose translation MEEAGITIFVTIQKIYYPLLCIVGIPANLFTFYMICFRKCGMSNTAIIYLSCLAIMDTCYLVWVILIDLTLTFWILQPFWHSHPWCGILGFLQYGSLYSSSWIVVVFTIERYLVLRSTALKQRFSQAWVTRLTCVAIVLLSHLVSVPLGWINIVKPMNLSIDGVKVTLPRCRYREQIYSTVTVWITTFLSGGIPIILVIIFNYLIGYNLCHARNLFTKEERRVMHGKSTRGMLRRTILLLGTVSVAFVVLSLPRFVTYCILRTKYNTENFNRNDYRIPINVAGDMANMLQNLNSTTNFLLYCVVSRRFRQELLRVVTCKARALELSSVLNYTTMKVFSVVNHKASPSTDPVTVVLTNLKQIQ comes from the exons ATGGAAGAAGCAGGCATTACCATCTTTGTCACTATACAGAAGATCTACTACCCGTTACTTTGCATCGTGGGTATTCCAG CAAACCTCTTCACTTTCTACATGATCTGTTTCCGTAAATGTGGAATGTCCAACACAGCCATCATTTACCTGAGCTGCCTGGCCATTATGGACACCTGCTACCTTGTATGGGTAATTCTGATTGACCTAACTCTCACCTTCTGGATATTGCAGCCTTTCTGGCACTCCCATCCCTGGTGTGGCATTCTGGGATTCCTGCAGTATGGTTCTCTCTACAGCTCCTCCTGGATTGTCGTGGTTTTCACCATTGAACGCTACCTTGTCCTACGCAGCACAGCCTTAAAGCAACGTTTTTCCCAGGCCTGGGTCACCAGATTGACCTGTGTAGCTATAGTGCTTCTGTCCCATCTGGTGTCTGTGCCACTGGGCTGGATAAATATCGTCAAACCTATGAACCTAAGCATTGATGGGGTGAAAGTAACACTGCCAAGGTGCCGCTACCGCGAACAGATCTACTCTACAGTTACAGTGTGGATAACTACTTTCCTCTCAGGAGGAATCCCGATCATATTGGTTATCATCTTCAACTACCTTATTGGATACAATCTTTGCCATGCCAGAAACCTTTTCACCAAGGAGGAGCGTCGGGTTATGCATGGGAAGAGCACCAGGGGCATGCTGAGGAGGACCATTCTGCTTCTGGGCACCGTTTCAGTGGCCTTTGTGGTGCTCAGCCTGCCTCGCTTTGTCACATATTGTATCCTGAGGACCAAGTACAACACTGAGAACTTCAACAGGAATGACTACAGAATTCCCATCAATGTAGCTGGAGACATGGCCAACATGCTGCAGAACCTCAACTCCACCACCAACTTCCTTCTTTACTGCGTGGTCAGCCGCCGTTTCCGGCAGGAGCTGCTCCGAGTGGTGACTTGTAAGGCGAGGGCACTTGAGTTGAGCTCTGTCCTCAACTATACTACCATGAAGGTCTTCTCAGTTGTAAATCATAAGGCCTCACCATCCACTGACCCTGTTACTGTGGTGCTAACCAATCTAAAGCAGATACAGTAG